From a region of the Triticum aestivum cultivar Chinese Spring chromosome 7D, IWGSC CS RefSeq v2.1, whole genome shotgun sequence genome:
- the LOC123170524 gene encoding histone H2A-beta, sperm-like: MSAVSSPSPADLRKQQEEEEEVKKRIRRALWNIGTSWPLKAGIKFPISRVGRYLRQGRYAPRVAALAPVFLAAVLEYLVAEILEMAGNAAKANKKKLITPRHLLLAIRNDNEFSRLLAGVTIAQAGVVSYINPVLLPKNNKTAHKAGKFKSSTS; this comes from the exons ATGTCTGCAGTCAGTTCCCCGTCGCCGGCCGACCTGagaaaacaacaagaagaagaagaagaagtaaagaAGAGGATACGACGCGCGCTGTGGAACATAGGCACGTCGTGGCCCCTCAAGGCCGGGATCAAGTTCCCGATCAGCCGCGTCGGGCGGTACCTCAGGCAGGGCCGCTATGCGCCTCGCGTCGCGGCGCTGGCCCCCGTCTTCCTCGCCGCCGTCCTCGAGTACCTCGTTGCCGAG ATCCTGGAGATGGCCGGCAACGCGGCCAAAGCCAACAAGAAGAAGCTCATCACCCCTCGCCACCTGCTTCTCGCCATCCGCAACGACAACGAGTTCAGCAGGCTGCTCGCCGGCGTCACCATCGCCCAGGCCGGCGTCGTATCCTACATCAACCCCGTGCTGCTCCCCAAGAACAACAAGACCGCGCACAAGGCCGGCAAGTTCAAGTCCTCCACAAGTTAA
- the LOC123165852 gene encoding ervatamin-C-like, with protein MVTTLARLLLAVTMVFLLAAPTASGGTITMSFASEEVTSEEALLSLYERWAQHFGKALPSGGALGSTRFTVFAQSVRLAHQRGPGKLKLNEFADTALNNDHSISCYIPMAQPIHRRTHCGSCWAFATASAIEGLYKIEHGNLIPLSPQQLVDCDGSNRHCGGGTPAKAFQTIQLGDGISRLADYPYKGVKGWCYPARKGVGIRGWERVEPRDEMALMWAVFKRPVTVGVDANSTAFIQYRGGLFDGPCNTTLGHAMTLVGYGTTGHSDPYGEPEGVDFWLLKNTWSTAWGEAGYMRLRRGAEAKGGVCGVILEATYPIHSYALF; from the exons ATGGTGACCACTTTGGCGAGACTCCTGCTCGCGGTGACCATGGTTTTTCTCCTCGCCGCGCCCACGGCAAGTGGTGGcaccatcaccatgtcgttcgcctCTGAGGAGGTCACGTCGGAGGAGGCCCTCCTCTCTCTGTACGAGCGGTGGGCGCAGCACTTCGGGAAGGCTCTCCCAAGCGGAGGAGCACTTGGCAGCACCCGCTTCACCGTCTTCGCGCAGAGTGTCCGGCTCGCGCACCAGCGCGGCCCGGGCAAACTCAAGCTCAACGAGTTCGCTGACACCGCCCTCAATAACGACCACAGTATCAGCTGCTACATTCCGATGGCGCAACCC ATCCACCGGC GGACGCACTGTGGAAGCTGCTGGGCTTTTGCAACCGCATCGGCCATCGAGGGCCTTTACAAGATCGAGCACGGGAACCTGATCCCGCTATCGCCCCAGCAGCTCGTAGACTGCGACGGCAGCAACAGGCATTGTGGAGGTGGCACCCCGGCCAAGGCATTCCAAACCATTCAGCTTGGTGATGGCATCTCACGATTGGCGGACTATCCGTACAAAGGTGTTAAGGGCTGGTGCTACCCGGCCCGCAAAGGCGTGGGCATCAGGGGCTGGGAGCGTGTGGAGCCGCGGGACGAGATGGCGCTCATGTGGGCGGTGTTCAAGCGCCCCGTCACGGTAGGGGTCGACGCCAACAGCACGGCCTTTATACAATACCGCGGTGGCCTCTTCGACGGGCCTTGCAATACCACTCTCGGTCACGCCATGACCCTGGTTGGGTATGGAACTACCGGACATAGCGACCCTTACGGCGAGCCGGAGGGAGTCGACTTTTGGCTCCTCAAAAATACGTGGTCCACAGCGTGGGGAGAAGCTGGCTATATGCGGCTCCGGCGCGGTGCCGAGGCCAAAGGTGGGGTCTGCGGGGTAATACTCGAGGCCACCTATCCGATCCATTCCTATGCGCTATTTTAA